A stretch of DNA from Lawsonibacter asaccharolyticus:
ACCAGGCGGATCAACTCCTTGGACATGTATCCTCCCCCATTTCCTTTCAACTTACAGCTTGTCAGCTCCCTCGGTCTCATTCCCGCCGCTGTCCGCAGCAGAGGGACAGCTGGAGGTCCCGGCGGGGATTCACAGATAGCGAGATACACTATATCCGCTTACCGATAAAATGTCAATGGATTTTGTCGAAAATCTCGGTGAAATCCCCCCGCCGGAAAACCGGGAAAGCCCGGCCGGGGCAAGGAAAACTGGGGGTGCGCCGGAGTGAGGGGAGATCCCGGCGGACCGGCGGGGATCACAGGGAAAAGCCGGGAAAATATTCCGTCACGAAGTCCACCTGCTCCACCTGGAACTGCTGTCCGTCCAGAGGAGCCAGCGCCCCGGCGTCGGTAGTGAAGCAGAACTCCAGCCGGTAGGAGTACAGGGCCTGATAGCTGCGGCCGTAGCGCTTGTTCTGCCGCTCGCTGCCATATTTGCCGTCTCCCAGCAGGGGGTGCCCGGCGGCGGCGAACTGGGCCCGGATCTGGTGGGTGCGCCCGGTGATGAGCTGGCAGCGCACCAGGGAGAGCCCGTTCCGGACGGCCAGGGTCTCGTACAGTGTGACGGCCGTCTTGGCCCCCGGCCTGGGACGGCTGCTCACGGTGACCTGTTTTTTTGCCTCATCTTTCAGAATGTAGCCCTCCAGCCGGCCCGCGGGGCGCGGGAGAGTTCCGTGGACTATGCAGAGGTAGTATTTTTTCAGCTCACGGTCCCGGATCTTCTGGTTCATCACCCGAAGTCCCTCCGCCGTTTTGGCGGCGATGACGATGCCCCCGGTGTTCCGGTCGATACGGTTGCACAGGGCGGGGGCAAAGGCCCCCTCCTGGTAGGGGGACCACTCCTTTTTCTGGTAGAGGTAGGCCTGGATGTGGGTGATGAGTGTGTTGACCCGCTCCGTCTCGTCGGGGTGGACCACCAGGCCGGGGCGCTTGTCCACTAGAAGGATGTGCTCATCCTCATAAAGGATCGTGAGTTTGGGCTGGTAGAGGGAGAGAAAGGCGTTTTCCGGTGTGGGGGTCTGGAAAAACTCGTCGTTGATATAAAGCTGGAGCAAGTCCCCCTGGACCAGACGCACGTCCCGCTTTGCCCCCCTGCCGTTGAGCTTGACCCGCTTGAGACGGATGTACTTCTGGGCCAGCGGGGCGGGGAGGAGGGGGAGGGTCTTGGCCAGCCAGCGGTCCAGGCGCTGTCCAGCGTCGTTCGTTCCAACGATAAATTCCTTCATGGGGCAAGTCGGTCCCTTCCACAGTATTGAGCGTGTGATATCCTGCCACCATTCCACCATATTCTTGTTTTTTTGTCAATCCCGATTTCGCCCGGCGGGCCGGCGGGGCGCCGCAAAAAAAATTTTTTCCTCAAATGCAAAAAAGTATTTGACATTATTCCCCGATTTGTTTATAATACTCGCTGTACCATTCTGCGAGTATGGGGTCCATACCCCGGAGGGAGGTTCCATATGCGGCTGGATCTGAAGGACATCATCCACGTTCCGGGCGCGTCCAAGGACTTCCAATTTCAGCTGGACCTGTCCCAGCTGGAGTTTTATGGCTCCCATCCCATCAGCCGGCCGGTAGAGGCCGCGGGCACCGTGACCAACCACGCCGGGGCCTTGGAGCTGACGGGCACGGCCCGCTCCCTTCTGGACCTGGCCTGCGACCGCTGCGGGAAGGAATTTTCCCGGGAAAAGGCGGTGCCTTTGGACTGCCTCCTGGCCGATGAGCTGGAGGACGAGGAGAACGACGAGATCGTGCTCCTGGAGGGCAGCGAGGTGGATCTGGACGAGCTGGTGACCACGGCTTTCGTCCTCGCAATGGATACAAAGAACCTTTGCTCAGAAGACTGCAAAGGGCTGTGCGCCAAGTGCGGAGCAGACCTGAACCTGGGTCCGTGCGGGTGCAGACCTGAAGTGGATCCACGATTGGCGGCGCTTGCGCAGCTGTTGGATGATGAAAACTGAGTAGTCCGAGAAGTGCCTGCGGGAGGAACGCAGGGCACGTAAACCGAAGGAGGTGTCACCAATGGCGGTTCCCAAAGGAAAAGTTTCGAAGGCCAGACGCGATAAGCGGCGCAGCTCCCACTGGAAGCTGGAGACTCCCGGTATCGTGACCTGCCCCAAGTGCGGTGCCTATCGGCTGCCCCACCGGATGTGCAAGTCCTGCCTGACCTATAATGGCCGCGAGTTCGGCCAGGTCGAAGCCCAGTAATAAAAAAAGACGCTGTGTGCAAACACAGCGTCTTTTTTTTGTCCTGCTGGCTCCAACAAAATTTCCCCCTGGATTTTGCATCGGGGAGAAGGCAGGAAAGTTTGGAAGGAGTGGTACGCCTGAAAGAGAAGAAACAGATCCCGTGGAGACGCTGGACCGGACAAGCGTCAAAAGAGATGAGATCCTGCTGGGAGGCAGTTTTCTATGGGGAAAACTGGGAGGATCCAGACTCTGGGGACAACAAAAGGGTGCTGGGCAATGAAAAATTTCTTGAAATCCCGGGGAAATGCGGTACAATGGTCTTATATGACAAACAAAGGAGGTCCCCCAATGTCCGATTGTCTGTTCTGTAAGATCGTCGCGGGAGAGATCCCGTCCAACAAGGTGTATGAGGACGAGCAGTGCTTCGCCTTCTATGACATCGATCCCCAGGCGCCCACCCACTTCCTGGTCATCCCCAAGGCCCACATCGCCTCCGCTGCCGAGGTGACGGCGGAAAACAGCGGGGCGGTGGCCCACATCTTTGAGGTCATTGCCAAGGTGGCCAGGGAGCTGGGACTGGACAGCTACCGCATCGTCTCCAACATCGGGGAGCAGGCGGGGCAGAGTGTAAAGCATCTGCATTTCCATGTACTGTCCGGCCGGGATATGACTTGGCCTCCGGGCTGAGAGGAGCCTGCTCCCCGGGGCCCCATCGAAGATGGGGCGGCGCCTTTGCGCCGCAGTTTCTCCGCCGCGATGCGGCGGAGAAACCCGGAGGGCGGATCTACTCCGTCCGAGGATAAAGATATGGGTTCCCAATGGGGCCAGCCCCATTGGGAGGAGCAGGCGGGGCAGAGTGTAAAGCATCTGCATTTCCATGTACTGTCCGGCCGGGATATGACCTGGCCTCCGGGCTGAGAGGAGCCCCGAGACGGATCTTTGTAAAAAGGGCCTGGGCGGCTGTGCACAGCCGCCCAGGCCCTTTTTAGAATATCCTACAGAGAACAGTTGCAAAAGGGAGGCGTTTCCTTTATGATAGAAGGAAAGAGGCCGCAGGCCGAGATGCGGAGAACGGCTGGGGAGATTTCTCAGACTGGGTATCGATACGAAACTGCAAGGAGACCAATATGAATATCATCAAGATCATGACTCCCAAGGCTCTGACCGTGTTTTTACATACAGGGGACACGGTGCGTCAGGGACTGGAGCTGCTGCGGCAGCATGGATACACCGCCATCCCGGTGCTGAATGACCAGGGAGAATACCTGGGCAGCATCACAGAGGGGGACTTCCTGCGTCATATTTTGGCCGTGGGTACCACCGACAGGAAGGCTCACGAGAAGTACCGTATCGGGGGCCTTCTCCGCCCGGACTTCTGCCCGCCGCTGGGTATCCGGGCCACTCCGGATCAGGTGGCCCAGGCGCTTCTGCGGCAGAACTTCATCCCCATCGTGGACGACCGGAACTGCTTCTGCGGGATCGTTACCCGGCGCTCCTTCATGGCCTTCCTGGTGAAGCGGACAGATCTGGAGGAGCTGGAGGCATCCCCGGTGTAAAGAGAAAACCTCTGTACCGTGTGGTACAGAGGTTTTTTGTCAGCCTTATTCCAATCACACAGCGCGGGTGACCTTACCGGAACGGAGGCATCTGGTGCAGACGTACACGTGGGTAGGAGTGCCCTTCACGATCGCCTTCACGCGCTTCACATTGGGCTTCCAGACACGGTTGGAACGGCGGTGGGAGTGGGAGACCTGGATGCCAAAGGTGACGCCCTTGTCGCAGAATTCGCATTTAGCCATGTTGCTTACCTCCTCGCTATGAGAGTACGCTTATAGAAGCATCGACTGATATAATACCAGATGTTGCGTGAAAATGCAAGAGTTTTTTTCAAAAACTCCGCTTATTCTCAGGAGTGGAAGGGCAGGGGCGGCCTGTGGCCGGCCGCCCCTGGAAATTTTACGGGCACGCTCTGGCAGTTTTGACGAAAAAGGAGAGGGCAGCATCTCCTGCCTGTGTAAAATAGGACAAGAAAAAACAGCTGTTCTCTTGCGTGCCGGGTGGAAATGAGCTATACTAATCCAGAACCAGAATATAGGAGAGGGGTGCACCCTGTGACAGAGACCCAAAACAGCGTCCGTCTGGGCGAGATCATCAAGGAATTCCACCTGGAGCTCCTCCACGAGGGAGAGGACTACCAGAATATCCCGCTGCGGACCCTGGACGTAAACCGCCCCGGACTTCCGCTGTCCGGCTTTTTTGAGCATTTTGACACCAAGCGCCTGCTGGTGATGGGACTGACAGAGACTACCTATGTCAGCGGCATGAGTGAAGAGCGGCGCCGGGAGAGCTTTGACCGACTGCTCTCCTACCCGGTGCCTGCCCTGATCTATACCCGGGGCATCGACCCGTTCCCAGAGTGTATGGAGATGGCCCAGAAATACGGGCGCACCGTGCTGCGCACCCAGGAGCAGACCTCGGCTTTTATGAGCTCTCTCATCGGCAGTCTCTACAACCATCTGGCTCCCCGGATCACCCGGTCAGGCGTGATGATGGAGATCTACGGCGAGGGGGTGCTCTTCCAGGGAGAGTCCGGCGTGGGCAAGAGCGAGGTAGCCATCGAGCTGATCAAGCGCGGCCACCGCATCATCGCGGACGATGCGGTGGAGATCAAGGAGACCAACCATGGCACCCTGGTGGCTTCCGCCCCGGAGCTGATCCGCCACTACATGGAGCTGCGGGGCATCGGGGTCATCGATGTACGCCGCCTGTTCGGCATGGGGGCCATCAAGATGAATCAGGAGATCGATATGGTCATCAAGCTGGAGCCCTGGGATGACACCGCAGTCTATGACCGCCTGGGCCTGGAGAACACCTACACCGAGATCCTGGGGGTGCAGCTGCCCGCCCTGACCATCCCGGTGAAGCCGGGCCGGAACCTGGCCAGCATCGTGGAGGTGGCGGCCATGAACAACCGCAACCGCAAGATGGGCCACAACGCGGCGCTGGAGCTGACCAGAAGAATGGATCAACATTTTGCCCGGAAGATGGGTGTGGGAGATGAATGAGATGTATATCGGGCTTGACATCGGCGGCACCAACATGGTGGCCGGACTGACTAATGGAGCGGGAAAGATCATCAACAAGGTGAGCCGTCCGGTGAACAAGGCGTGGGACCCGGCAGAGCTGTGCCGCCAGTCCGCCCAGCTGGCCCAGCAGGCGGCGGAGGTGGGGGGCTTCGCCGCAGATCAGATCAAGGCAGTGGGCCTGGGCCTGCCCGGTCTGGTGGACAACAAGACGGGCTATGTGATCCAGACTCCCAACATGCCCTTTGACAACACTCCCATCCGGGAGATGTTCCAGGCGGAGTGGGACGTGCCCGTCTATCTGGGCAACGACGCCAACTGCGCCGCTATCGGTGAGTACTGGGCCGGCGCGGCCAAGGACTGCGACCCCGCAGTGGTGGTCACCCTGGGCACCGGCATCGGAGGCGGCCTGGTGGTGGGCGGCAAGCTGTACACCGGCTTCGCCCAGTCCGGGCTGGAGGTGGGCCACATGATCATCCGGCCCAACGGCGTGCTGTGCGGCTGCGGGAACCGGGGATGCTGGGAGCAGTACGGCTCCGCTACTGCCCTGATCCGTATTGCCCAGGAGGCCATGGAGCGGGACCCGGGCAGCGTGATGTGGGAGCTGTGCCAGGGGGACCGCTTCCGCGTGGACGGGCGCATCCCTTTCCAGGCTGCCCGGCTGGGGGACCTGTCGGCAAAGAAGGTGCTTCACCGCTATCTCGAGGGGCTGTCCATCGGCCTGATCAACCTGGTGAACATCCTCCAGCCGGAGATCATCTGCCTGGGCGGCGGCATCAGCAACGCAGAGGACGACCTGTTGCTGGACCCCCTGCGGGGGCTGGTGCTGGCGGGCTGCTTTGACAAGTCCAAGCCGCCGCGCCTGGAGAGAGCCTCCCTGGGCAACGACGCCGGAGTGGTAGGGGCTGCCATGCTGTACAAGATGCTGTAAGGGCCCGGCTCCCGGCCGGGAGAGCAGCGGTGGAACAAGAACAGGGCGGCCTCCGCAGATGCGGAGGCCGCCTCGGCTTGTGGAAAAAGCTCTCCTGTGAGGAATTCCGCCACCCGCAGGCGACGGAATAAAAGTTTGATTTCGTCATTTCCAAGGGCGTGTACCTCGGGAATGACAGTCTCTCCGCCCATTGCCTGGCTGGCAGGCTCCTGAGAACGTCCAGGTTCAGAGGACAAAATCCTCGTCCTTCAGCCTGGAGAAATCCGCCTTAGCCGGGCGGGGAGGGACCCGTTTCAATGGGTCGTACTTGAAGGATCGGCAGCTGGAACCGGCAGACATGACCCCCTTCCGGTCGCAGATCACCTGATCCTCGCTCAGGGCGCGCCCACGGGCGCAGTAGGTGCAGCGGGGTTCGATCTTTTTTTGAAACAGGCCCATGAAGGTCCCTCCCAATGCGTTGTTGGGACCATTATACTCTCTTTGGCCTGGGTTTTCCACTGCTTTTTTTCACCATATAGACGGCCAGTGCCACAAAGAGCAGCCAGACGCCCCAGGCGGCCGCGGTGGAGATGGTTAGGGCACGCTGAAAGTCCAGGCTGGCGATGCCCTCCACCTGTTCCGCCAGGTAGGAGGAGACCGGCGCCTCCAGGGGGAAGCGGCGGACCAGCAGGGCAGTGAAAAGGGCGGAGAGGCCGCCATGGAGCAGCTTGCCGGTGAGGTAGGTCCGCAGGGACAGGCCGCTGTCTCCCAGAAAGGCCAGCACCTGGCAGTGGACAGAGAGGCCGGCCCACCCCAGCATGAAGGCGGCCATGGACAGCCGGCCGGTCACTGTGCCCGCTCCGGTGAGGGAGGAGACCCCGGAGGAGAGCTCCAACAGGCCGGTGATGAGCCGCTGGGCCCATGCCTGATCCAGCCCCAGGGGGGAGAGCAGAGCGGCCGCCCCGCCGGCCAGAGCGCCCATGACGCCGGAGAGAAAGAGCATCCGGATGACCACCGTGAAAAACAGCACGAAGGCACAGATATTCAGGGTGGAGGACAGGGCCCCGGTGATGGAGTGGGTGAAGGCCACGGGGAAGCTGGCTGCCTGGAACTGGGGGGCCGCATGGCGTCCCGGCCGGGGCCCCTCGCCGGGCCGGTAGAAGCGGAAGAGCAGGCCTACGCACAGGGAAGCGGCGATATGTGCCAGATAGAGGAGCAGCCCCGCACGGCTGCTAGCGAAGATCCCGGTGCCCACCACCCCCAGGATAAAGGCGGGACCTGAATTGTTGCAGAAGGCCAGCAGCCGTTCTGCCTCTGTTTTGGAGCACTGGCCGTTCTCGTATAGGGCGATGGCAGTGCGGGCCCCCACCGGGTAGCCCCCCACAAAGCCCAGGGCGAGGGCAGAGGAGCAGGCGCCCCCCACCCGGAACAGGGGGGCCATGACCCCCTCCAGCAGACGGCCCAGGTAGCGGCTCATCCCCAGCTCTACCACCAGGGAGGAGAGGACAAAGAAGGGAAAAAGGGAGGGGATGATCACATTGCCGCACAGGGCCAGCCCGTCCCGGGCGGCGGCCATGCTCTCCTGGGGCCAGCGCATCAGGGCCAGAACAGCGCACAGCAGAGCCAGACCCAGCATCAGGTCCCGGTATTTTCTTCTGGAGAACAGACGGCCCATGGGGCTCACCTCCCGGCGCAGAGCGGGCCGCACGGAACGTGCGCGGTCCCTTATGGATCTATATGCGCGGGCAGAAAAAAGATGCCCTTTTTCTGAAACAGGAGAGAAAACTGCCCCGGCGCGGTCTCAGGACCGCGCCGGGGCAGTTCAGTTGGAAGAAGGGGCTTCAGCCCTTAGTGATGGTCACAGCGTCGTTGTTGGCAAAGGCGGAGGGGCTGTAATAGCGGGTGCCGTCCTCGGCCAGGCGGTAGTGCTCCAGGAAGTCCCAGGCCAGCCGGAACTCCTCGGGGTAGCAGTTGTGCTCCCGGGCCAGGGTGCGGGTGAACTGGACCAGGGGGATGCTGTTGCTGTCCGCCCAGGTGTAGGTGTAGTAGCGGCCGCTCTCGTCATAGCTGGAGCAGGCGGCCAGGAAGCTGGCGTGGTCGTTGGGGGTAAAGGTCACATCCAGGCCGTTCATCTTCTGCGCGCCGGTGACCCAGTCATGGATGGAATTGTTATCACCGGAGAGCCAGGGAGCGGCCACCAAGCTGTCGATGTCGGCCTGACCGGCCAGCAGATAGCTGGGCATCATGCTGTCAGCGGTAAACTGGGTGTTGTTGAAGGAGGTGGAGGCCACAGCGGCGAAGTAGTAGGCCTCGCTGTTGTGGGTCAGGGTCTGGACCGTCCGGCTGCCCAAGGAATGGCCGGTGCCGTACACCCGGGTGAGGTCCATCTGGACACCAGCCTGCTTGCTGACCACCTGGTCCAGCAGCAGCAGGGCGGAGCGGGTCATGTTGACGTTGTCCTCTTCATCGCCATAAATCAGGCTGGCGGCGCTGGAGTTGCAATACTCGCCCATGATGAGCAGGATGCAGCCCTCATCGTTGGCCACGGCCCAGTAGCCGGAGCAGTCCATAAAGGTAGAGGCGGCCTGAGTCATACCGGGGAAGACCACTAGGACAGGAGCGCCCTCAGCACTGTTGTTTTTCACAGAGTCGGGGATGTAAATCAGAGACTCGCGGGGGTCCAGGACGCCGTTGCTGTCATAGTCGTTGAAAGCGGAGATGCAGGAGTACACTGTACCGCCCACCAAGCTACCGGGGACGGAGACCCGGGTGGACTCCAGGGCCCGCAGCTCCACAGTGGCATCGTTGCCGTCATAGCCATCGAAGGTATAGGTGGCGATGGCCTTGCCGCTCTCCGCAGCAGTCCGGGCAGCCTTGGTGGCCTGATAGTAGTCCAGACGGTAGGCCAGGTTGTTGCTGTAAGCAAATTGATAGGTGTAGCGGGTGTAGGCGGCCAGGAAGTCCCGGATCTGGGCGGCGTTCAGGTCAGCGCCGTCCTCCACCCGGACCTGAGAGATGCCGTAGCGGGTATTGGGGTCCCATGTCTTGGCGTTCTGGTTGGCATAGCGGGTAGTCCAGGAGCTGGAGGAGATGCTTTGACGATACAGCCCATCCACTGTGGGGACAGCATAGGCGTCATTGACGTTCTTCCAGTAGCTGACGCTGGCATCCCCCTGGGGATAGCCGGCGAAGAGGGTGGGCACAGGGACATCCGCATTGGTCATGAACTTCGCGGAGGCGATGGCACCGTCGTTCTTCATGTCAGTCAGGGTGGCAGTGAAGTCCTCATCGCTATAGCCGGGGTGATAGGTGCTCACGTTATAGCCGTTATAGGTGCGGGCAGCGGCCTGGTCCAGATAGCCGGAGCCCACGCTCTTGCCGCCGATGAAGGCCTGGCTGATGACGTACAGGGGGTTCTCGGCGGTCCAGGACTCCAGCACCGCGCAGCCCTCGCCGTAGCCTACATAGTAGTTGCAGGAGTGGCCGGTGAAGAAGGAACAGGTGGTGCCGTCGCTGAGGGTCACCTTGCCGGTCTGGACCACGCCGCCGGGGGCGGTCTCGCGGGTGCCGCCGGCGTCGTTGCCGATCACCTCGCCCAGGCAGGCCTCCAGATAGGCGGCCTCGCTGTCAGGGGTGCCCCAGCCGCCCTGGCCGGGCTCCAGGACAAAGAGGAGCTCGCCATAGGTGTCGGCCTGCTCCAGCCAGCCCTGCTCCTGAAGGAAGGCGTAGGGGTCCGCAATGCCGTCGGGCAGGGCTATGACGGTGATGTAGGCGCGGAGGGCGGCGTGCTGGCCCACATAGAGCTTGAAGGAGCGGCCGGCGGCCTCGCCGTCCTGGAAGGTGTAGGTGTAAT
This window harbors:
- a CDS encoding 23S rRNA pseudouridine 955/2504/2580 synthase, producing MKEFIVGTNDAGQRLDRWLAKTLPLLPAPLAQKYIRLKRVKLNGRGAKRDVRLVQGDLLQLYINDEFFQTPTPENAFLSLYQPKLTILYEDEHILLVDKRPGLVVHPDETERVNTLITHIQAYLYQKKEWSPYQEGAFAPALCNRIDRNTGGIVIAAKTAEGLRVMNQKIRDRELKKYYLCIVHGTLPRPAGRLEGYILKDEAKKQVTVSSRPRPGAKTAVTLYETLAVRNGLSLVRCQLITGRTHQIRAQFAAAGHPLLGDGKYGSERQNKRYGRSYQALYSYRLEFCFTTDAGALAPLDGQQFQVEQVDFVTEYFPGFSL
- a CDS encoding 50S ribosomal protein L32 yields the protein MAVPKGKVSKARRDKRRSSHWKLETPGIVTCPKCGAYRLPHRMCKSCLTYNGREFGQVEAQ
- a CDS encoding 50S ribosomal protein L28; its protein translation is MAKCEFCDKGVTFGIQVSHSHRRSNRVWKPNVKRVKAIVKGTPTHVYVCTRCLRSGKVTRAV
- a CDS encoding sporulation integral membrane protein YlbJ yields the protein MGRLFSRRKYRDLMLGLALLCAVLALMRWPQESMAAARDGLALCGNVIIPSLFPFFVLSSLVVELGMSRYLGRLLEGVMAPLFRVGGACSSALALGFVGGYPVGARTAIALYENGQCSKTEAERLLAFCNNSGPAFILGVVGTGIFASSRAGLLLYLAHIAASLCVGLLFRFYRPGEGPRPGRHAAPQFQAASFPVAFTHSITGALSSTLNICAFVLFFTVVIRMLFLSGVMGALAGGAAALLSPLGLDQAWAQRLITGLLELSSGVSSLTGAGTVTGRLSMAAFMLGWAGLSVHCQVLAFLGDSGLSLRTYLTGKLLHGGLSALFTALLVRRFPLEAPVSSYLAEQVEGIASLDFQRALTISTAAAWGVWLLFVALAVYMVKKSSGKPRPKRV